The following coding sequences are from one Paracoccus alcaliphilus window:
- a CDS encoding OmpP1/FadL family transporter produces the protein MKHLIRGSAALLISAAPLTAGGIERAPQSLAALFEAGNYAELSFGGADPRVKGTDAAGFSTGDVAQGYGFVGLAYKHQFNENLSGAIIIEQPFGADISYAPFDDGGSMLLGGTSATVDSTTFTALARWRFDNNFSVHGGIRGSKASGEVTLDGAAYGGPLPTGLSGYNVKLDDSWGVGYVVGGAYEIPDIAARISLTYNSSIEHDFDTTENILAGTSTTTVKTPQSVTLEGQTGIAADTLLFGSIRWVKWSEFKVRPLAFSSDPSRADGLVSLENTTTYTLGVGRKFTENWSGSVSLVYEPSGDDMVSPLAPTNGRKGITLAAIYTMDNIKISTGINYSKLGDASPQTSDTERARMRDSEVWGVGVRIGYSF, from the coding sequence ATGAAACATCTGATAAGGGGGTCCGCCGCGCTGCTGATCTCGGCAGCGCCATTGACGGCGGGCGGGATCGAACGCGCGCCGCAATCGCTGGCCGCGCTGTTCGAGGCAGGCAATTACGCCGAACTGAGTTTTGGCGGCGCCGATCCGAGGGTGAAGGGGACGGATGCTGCGGGCTTCAGCACCGGCGACGTGGCGCAGGGCTATGGCTTTGTCGGGCTGGCCTACAAGCACCAGTTCAACGAGAACCTGTCCGGCGCGATCATCATCGAGCAGCCTTTCGGTGCCGATATCTCCTATGCGCCCTTTGACGATGGCGGCTCGATGCTGCTGGGTGGCACCAGCGCAACGGTGGACTCAACGACCTTCACCGCTCTGGCCCGCTGGCGCTTCGACAACAACTTCTCGGTCCATGGCGGCATTCGCGGATCGAAAGCCAGCGGCGAAGTGACGCTGGACGGTGCGGCCTATGGTGGCCCCTTACCCACAGGTCTGTCTGGATACAATGTCAAGCTGGATGATTCCTGGGGTGTTGGATATGTGGTTGGCGGCGCTTATGAAATCCCGGACATCGCAGCGCGGATATCGCTGACCTATAACTCGTCCATCGAACATGATTTCGATACCACAGAAAACATCTTGGCGGGGACATCAACCACGACCGTCAAGACACCGCAGTCGGTCACTCTAGAGGGACAAACCGGAATCGCTGCAGATACGTTGTTGTTCGGTTCGATTCGGTGGGTAAAATGGTCCGAGTTCAAAGTTCGTCCTCTGGCGTTTTCCAGTGATCCCAGCCGGGCTGACGGTCTTGTCTCACTGGAAAACACCACCACTTACACGCTCGGCGTGGGCCGCAAATTTACCGAGAACTGGTCGGGTTCGGTCTCGCTGGTCTATGAACCTTCGGGTGACGATATGGTCTCGCCGCTGGCGCCGACCAACGGGCGCAAGGGGATCACGCTGGCCGCCATCTATACGATGGACAACATAAAGATCTCCACTGGTATCAACTATTCCAAGCTGGGCGATGCCAGCCCCCAGACCAGCGATACGGAGCGCGCCCGTATGCGTGACAGCGAGGTCTGGGGTGTCGGCGTTCGCATCGGCTACAGTTTCTGA
- the guaB gene encoding IMP dehydrogenase, with protein MQIREALTFDDVLLVPAASTVMPSTADVTTQVTRAIRMNIPLLSSAMDTVTESRMAIAMAQAGGIGVIHRNLTVEQQADEVRRVKRFESGIVYNPITLRPDQTLADAKNLQDQYNVTGFPVVDADGRVVGIVTNRDMRFASDDRTPVHAMMTSDNLALLHEPADRSEAISLMKARRIEKLLVTDGQGKLTGLLTLKDTEKAVLNPLACKDDLGRLRVAAASTVGEEGFERSQALIEAGVDMVVIDTAHGHSAGVAKAVERVKAFSNQVQVVAGNVATAEGTRALIGAGADAVKVGIGPGSICTTRIVAGVGVPQLTAIMDAAGAAGDVPVIADGGIKFSGDFAKAIAAGASCAMVGSAIAGTDESPGEVILYQGRSFKSYRGMGSLGAMARGSADRYFQKDAATDKLVPEGIEGQVPYKGSASAVVHQLVGGLRAAMGYTGCATVEEMRSNCQFVRITGAGLKESHVHDVQITRESPNYRLG; from the coding sequence ATGCAGATTCGTGAGGCTCTCACCTTTGATGATGTGCTTCTGGTTCCGGCCGCCTCGACGGTCATGCCATCGACGGCGGATGTCACGACCCAAGTGACCCGCGCGATCCGGATGAACATCCCGCTTCTTTCCTCGGCCATGGATACGGTGACCGAAAGCCGCATGGCCATCGCCATGGCGCAGGCCGGGGGCATCGGCGTCATCCACCGCAACCTGACGGTCGAGCAGCAGGCCGACGAGGTGCGCCGCGTCAAGCGGTTCGAATCCGGGATCGTCTATAACCCGATCACCCTGCGCCCCGACCAGACGCTGGCCGATGCCAAGAACCTGCAGGATCAGTATAATGTTACCGGCTTTCCGGTGGTGGATGCCGATGGCCGCGTTGTCGGCATCGTGACCAACCGCGACATGCGCTTTGCCAGCGACGACCGCACGCCGGTCCATGCGATGATGACCTCGGACAATCTGGCCCTGCTGCATGAGCCCGCCGACCGGTCCGAGGCGATCAGCCTGATGAAGGCCCGCCGGATCGAGAAGCTGCTGGTGACCGACGGGCAGGGCAAGCTGACCGGGTTGCTGACGCTGAAGGATACCGAAAAGGCGGTGCTGAACCCGCTGGCCTGCAAGGACGATCTGGGCCGGCTGCGCGTCGCCGCCGCCTCGACCGTGGGCGAGGAAGGGTTCGAGCGCAGCCAGGCCCTGATCGAGGCCGGGGTGGACATGGTGGTGATCGACACCGCGCATGGCCACTCGGCGGGCGTCGCCAAGGCAGTCGAGCGGGTCAAGGCCTTCTCGAACCAGGTGCAGGTGGTCGCGGGCAATGTCGCCACCGCCGAAGGCACGCGGGCGCTGATCGGCGCGGGCGCGGATGCGGTCAAGGTGGGCATCGGGCCGGGCTCGATCTGCACCACCCGCATCGTCGCGGGCGTCGGCGTGCCGCAGCTGACCGCGATCATGGATGCCGCAGGCGCGGCGGGCGACGTGCCGGTAATTGCCGATGGCGGCATCAAGTTCTCGGGCGATTTCGCCAAGGCCATCGCGGCGGGCGCAAGCTGCGCCATGGTGGGCAGCGCGATTGCCGGAACCGATGAATCGCCCGGAGAGGTGATCCTCTATCAGGGCCGCTCGTTCAAATCCTATCGCGGCATGGGGTCGCTGGGGGCGATGGCGCGCGGCTCGGCCGACCGCTATTTCCAGAAGGACGCGGCCACCGACAAGCTGGTGCCGGAAGGGATCGAGGGGCAGGTGCCTTATAAGGGTTCTGCCAGCGCGGTGGTCCATCAACTGGTGGGGGGCTTGCGTGCGGCGATGGGCTATACCGGCTGCGCAACGGTCGAGGAGATGCGCAGCAATTGCCAGTTCGTGCGCATCACCGGGGCCGGGCTGAAGGAAAGCCATGTCCATGACGTGCAGATCACCCGTGAATCGCCCAACTATCGTTTGGGATGA
- a CDS encoding RsmB/NOP family class I SAM-dependent RNA methyltransferase: MTPAARISAAIGILDQLLDGAPAERALLRWSRASRFAGSGDRAAVRDLVFDALRQRKSLAALGGGLSGRGLMIGLCRRDGADPAQVFTGEGYAPAPLTPEERHPLPPPADDLPDWLRPQWRASLGADSAAVAGMMALRAPVWLRHNPQRGSLPEAVAMLEGDGIVVARDGRLATALQVTAGERKISGSRAYQDGLVELQDLSPQLACAALPTAAGMRVLDFCAGGGGKALALAARSPELRIEAHDVDPARMGDLPARARRARAQIEPVRRPSGRYGLVIADVPCSGSGTWRRSPDAKWRLTPEGLEQLRMTQAAILDQVADLVAADGHLAYMTCSLLEAENQAQIARFLGRNQDFQQLTGSLWTPIDASDGFFLALLRRGRQ, encoded by the coding sequence ATGACGCCTGCGGCCCGGATCAGCGCGGCGATCGGGATTCTGGATCAGCTGCTTGACGGCGCCCCGGCGGAACGGGCGCTGCTGCGCTGGTCGCGGGCCAGCCGCTTTGCCGGATCGGGCGACCGGGCGGCGGTGCGCGATCTGGTCTTTGATGCACTGCGTCAGCGCAAAAGTCTGGCGGCGCTGGGAGGCGGGCTGAGCGGTCGCGGGCTGATGATCGGATTATGTCGTCGTGACGGCGCGGACCCGGCGCAGGTCTTTACCGGCGAGGGTTACGCCCCCGCGCCCCTGACCCCGGAAGAGCGGCACCCGCTGCCACCCCCCGCCGACGATCTGCCCGACTGGCTGCGGCCTCAATGGCGGGCGTCCCTGGGGGCCGACAGCGCAGCGGTGGCCGGGATGATGGCCCTGCGCGCGCCGGTCTGGCTGCGCCACAACCCGCAGCGCGGCAGCCTGCCCGAGGCGGTTGCGATGCTGGAGGGCGACGGGATCGTCGTGGCGCGGGACGGGCGGCTGGCCACGGCCTTGCAGGTGACGGCGGGCGAGCGGAAGATCTCGGGCAGTCGCGCCTATCAGGATGGGCTGGTCGAGTTGCAGGACCTGTCGCCGCAACTGGCCTGCGCCGCCCTGCCCACCGCCGCGGGCATGCGGGTTCTGGATTTCTGTGCAGGTGGCGGCGGCAAGGCGCTGGCGCTGGCCGCGCGGTCCCCCGAGCTGCGGATCGAGGCACATGACGTCGATCCCGCCCGCATGGGCGATCTGCCCGCCCGTGCAAGACGCGCGAGGGCACAGATCGAGCCGGTGCGGCGGCCATCGGGGCGCTATGGTCTGGTGATCGCGGATGTGCCCTGTTCAGGCAGCGGCACATGGCGGCGCAGCCCCGACGCGAAATGGCGCCTGACGCCCGAGGGGCTGGAGCAACTGCGCATGACGCAGGCGGCGATCCTCGATCAGGTGGCGGATCTGGTGGCAGCCGATGGGCATCTGGCCTATATGACCTGCTCGCTGCTGGAGGCCGAAAATCAGGCGCAGATCGCGCGGTTTCTTGGGCGGAATCAGGATTTTCAACAGCTTACGGGAAGCCTGTGGACGCCGATTGATGCCAGCGACGGCTTCTTTCTGGCGCTGCTGCGGCGTGGACGGCAGTAA
- a CDS encoding ATP-binding protein: MGDWDDRIGLPRNALAAVPLLLLPMVAGAVILMVKPGSGAGVAAIILGSVAVGWYLLGGAVALSHWRRRVAERRALSAIRAEVAMASEPVWICNSDGQVLFQNTKAGARFGDILGQNIINLLARMRADASATRESLLRSADRRGCAEITLDDGSVMAVCGSDDAPLQIWSCHDPEGLPGVMDLPTQPDQDEAGDGFDLIPVALLHLAGNGAIRRANATARQLLGLSLDGEQDAHLGSLLEGPGRPVSDWIADCCVGRTDNTTEILRMRRQDGSDQYFQISIARDFNLSPGVYAVLTDASDLKRLEAQFAQSQKMQAIGQLAGGVAHDFNNLLTAISGHCDLLMMRRDKGDPDYSDLDQISQNANRAAALVGQLLAFSRKQTLKFEILDLRDILADLAHLLNRLVGEPTHLSISHDPALQHIRADRRQLEQVIVNLAVNARDAMPAGGDIAIRTENLRLTEPLQRDRATLPVGDYVRIEVRDQGCGIDPAHVSKVFEPFFTTKRVGEGTGLGLSTAYGIVKQTGGYIFCDSTPGVGTCFSLYFPVHGGVIPTADRQQAPQPAVTQDPRAYTVLLVEDEAPVRAFAARALRLKGHEVLEAASAEAALELLADERLQVDVFVTDVIMPGMDGPSWVRSALKDRPDTKVIFMSGYSEEIFREGQMPIANSAFLAKPFTLAALAELVDRQMTEPPASPH; encoded by the coding sequence ATGGGTGACTGGGACGATCGGATCGGGCTTCCCCGCAACGCGCTGGCGGCGGTTCCGTTGCTGTTGCTGCCAATGGTCGCGGGCGCGGTGATCCTGATGGTGAAACCGGGCAGCGGGGCGGGGGTGGCGGCAATCATCCTCGGCTCTGTCGCCGTGGGCTGGTATCTGCTGGGTGGTGCGGTGGCGCTGTCGCATTGGCGGCGGCGGGTGGCCGAGCGGCGTGCGCTGTCGGCGATACGGGCCGAGGTCGCGATGGCCTCCGAACCTGTCTGGATCTGCAATTCCGACGGTCAGGTGTTGTTTCAGAACACCAAGGCCGGGGCGCGTTTCGGCGATATTCTGGGCCAGAACATCATCAACCTGCTGGCACGGATGCGCGCCGATGCCAGCGCGACGCGCGAATCGTTGCTGCGAAGTGCCGACCGCAGGGGATGCGCCGAAATCACGCTGGATGACGGCTCGGTCATGGCCGTTTGCGGGTCGGATGACGCGCCGCTGCAGATCTGGTCCTGCCACGATCCCGAGGGGTTGCCCGGCGTCATGGATCTGCCAACTCAGCCGGATCAGGACGAGGCCGGGGATGGCTTCGACCTGATCCCTGTCGCGCTGCTGCATCTTGCCGGGAACGGTGCGATCCGGCGGGCCAACGCCACCGCCCGTCAGTTGCTTGGCCTGAGCCTCGACGGAGAACAGGACGCCCATCTTGGCAGTCTGCTGGAGGGGCCGGGGCGGCCGGTCAGCGACTGGATCGCGGATTGCTGTGTCGGGCGGACCGACAACACCACTGAAATTCTGCGGATGCGGCGGCAGGATGGCAGCGATCAATATTTTCAGATATCGATTGCGCGGGATTTCAACCTCTCGCCCGGGGTCTATGCGGTGCTGACCGATGCCAGCGACCTCAAGCGGCTGGAGGCGCAGTTTGCGCAAAGCCAGAAGATGCAGGCGATCGGGCAGCTTGCCGGAGGGGTGGCCCATGATTTCAACAACCTGCTGACCGCGATCAGCGGCCATTGCGATCTGCTGATGATGCGGCGCGACAAGGGCGATCCGGATTATTCCGATCTTGACCAGATCAGCCAGAACGCCAACCGCGCCGCCGCGCTGGTCGGGCAGCTTCTCGCCTTTTCACGCAAGCAGACGCTGAAATTCGAAATTCTGGATCTGCGCGATATTCTGGCCGATCTGGCGCATCTTCTGAACCGTCTGGTCGGAGAACCGACCCATCTCTCGATCTCGCACGATCCGGCGCTGCAACATATTCGCGCGGATCGCCGCCAGTTGGAGCAGGTGATCGTGAATCTGGCCGTCAATGCGCGCGATGCCATGCCGGCTGGCGGAGACATCGCCATCAGGACCGAAAACCTGCGCCTGACAGAGCCATTGCAGCGCGATCGGGCAACCCTGCCCGTGGGCGACTATGTCCGCATCGAGGTCCGCGATCAGGGATGCGGCATCGATCCTGCCCATGTGAGCAAGGTGTTCGAGCCCTTTTTCACCACCAAACGCGTGGGCGAGGGGACCGGGCTGGGTCTGTCAACTGCCTATGGGATCGTCAAGCAGACGGGCGGCTATATCTTCTGCGATTCCACACCGGGCGTCGGGACCTGCTTTTCACTGTATTTCCCTGTTCATGGCGGCGTCATTCCCACCGCTGACCGGCAACAGGCGCCGCAGCCCGCCGTCACGCAGGACCCGCGCGCCTATACCGTGCTTCTGGTCGAGGATGAGGCCCCCGTCCGCGCCTTCGCCGCGCGTGCGTTGCGCCTGAAGGGTCATGAGGTGTTGGAGGCCGCCAGTGCCGAGGCCGCGCTGGAACTGTTGGCGGATGAGCGTTTGCAGGTCGATGTCTTCGTCACCGATGTAATCATGCCCGGAATGGACGGTCCCAGTTGGGTCCGCAGCGCGCTGAAGGATCGACCCGATACAAAGGTGATCTTCATGTCCGGATATTCCGAGGAAATCTTTCGCGAGGGACAAATGCCGATCGCGAATTCCGCCTTTCTGGCCAAGCCCTTCACGCTTGCCGCTCTGGCCGAACTGGTTGATCGGCAAATGACCGAACCGCCCGCGTCACCGCATTAA
- the recA gene encoding recombinase RecA, translating into MATASIFDMDSKRGADKQKALDSALAQIERQFGKGSIMKLGTDNPVAEIEATSTGSLGLDIALGIGGLPKGRIIEIFGPESSGKTTLTLHCIAEEQKKGGVCAFVDAEHALDPQYARKLGVDLEELLISQPDTGEQALEIVDTLVRSGAVSMVVVDSVAALTPKAEIEGDMGDAQVGAQARLMSQAMRKLTASIGRSNCMVIFINQIRMKIGVMFGSPETTSGGNALKFYASVRLDIRRIGSIKDRDEVTGNATRVKVVKNKVAPPFRQVEFDIMYGEGISKMGELIDLGVKAGVVEKSGAWYSYGDQRIGQGRENAKQFLRENAPIAYEIEDKIRASHGLEFGADENEDEALTEE; encoded by the coding sequence ATGGCAACGGCGAGCATCTTCGATATGGACAGCAAACGCGGCGCGGACAAACAAAAGGCGCTGGACAGCGCATTGGCGCAGATCGAACGGCAGTTCGGCAAGGGCTCGATCATGAAGCTGGGCACCGACAATCCGGTGGCCGAGATCGAGGCAACATCGACCGGATCGCTGGGACTGGATATCGCGCTGGGAATCGGTGGCCTTCCCAAAGGTCGGATCATCGAGATTTTCGGGCCCGAAAGCTCGGGCAAGACCACGCTGACCCTGCATTGCATCGCGGAAGAGCAGAAGAAGGGCGGCGTCTGCGCCTTCGTCGATGCCGAACACGCGCTGGATCCGCAATATGCCCGCAAGCTGGGCGTTGATCTGGAGGAGTTGCTGATCAGTCAGCCTGATACGGGCGAGCAGGCGCTGGAAATCGTCGATACGCTGGTGCGGTCCGGCGCCGTCAGCATGGTCGTGGTCGATTCGGTCGCGGCGCTGACGCCAAAAGCCGAGATCGAAGGCGATATGGGCGACGCGCAGGTGGGTGCGCAGGCCCGGCTGATGAGCCAGGCGATGCGCAAGCTGACGGCCAGCATCGGCCGCAGCAATTGCATGGTCATTTTCATCAACCAGATCCGCATGAAGATCGGCGTGATGTTCGGCAGTCCCGAGACGACCTCGGGTGGCAATGCGCTGAAATTCTATGCCTCGGTGCGTCTGGATATTCGCCGGATCGGCTCGATCAAGGATCGCGACGAGGTGACCGGCAACGCGACCCGGGTCAAGGTGGTCAAGAACAAGGTGGCGCCGCCCTTCCGGCAGGTCGAATTCGACATCATGTATGGCGAAGGCATCAGCAAGATGGGCGAGTTGATCGATCTGGGCGTGAAGGCCGGTGTGGTTGAGAAATCGGGCGCCTGGTATTCCTACGGCGATCAGCGGATCGGGCAAGGGCGTGAGAACGCCAAGCAGTTCCTGCGTGAGAATGCCCCCATTGCCTATGAGATCGAGGACAAGATCCGTGCGAGTCACGGGTTGGAGTTCGGCGCCGATGAGAATGAGGACGAGGCGCTGACGGAGGAGTGA
- the alaS gene encoding alanine--tRNA ligase, giving the protein MPSLNDIRSTFLGFFEKNGHRVVESSPLVPRNDPTLMFTNSGMVQFKNLFTGIETRDYSRATTAQKCVRAGGKHNDLDNVGYTARHHTFFEMLGNFSFGDYFKEQAIPYAWELLTREFGIPKDKLLVTVYHTDDEAANIWKKVAGLSDDRIIRIPTDDNFWRMGPTGPCGPSTEIFFDHGDHIWGGPPGSADEDGDRFIEIWNLVFMQNEQFEDGSMRELEMQSIDTGMGLERIGALLQGKHDNYDTDLMRSLIEASANATSSDPDGPGKVHHRVIADHLRSTSFLIADGVMPSNEGRGYVLRRIMRRAMRHAHMLGTQDPLMDRLVPALVRQMGTAYPELNRAQALIAETLHSEETRFRQTLDRGLRLLDDELAKLPEGTDLPGASAFKLYDTYGFPLDLTQDALREKGRAVEIAGFDAAMAEQKAKARAAWAGSGEAADASIWYDLAERNGTTEFLGYDTEEAEGQILSLVIDGAEAAEAAEGASVSIIVNQSPFYAESGGQVGDTGLIRTETGAARVTDTKKVAGVFIHIAEVTEGQIQHGQGATLSIDHDRRSAIRANHSATHLLHEALRCRLGDHVAQRGSLNAPERLRFDFSHNHALTAEELAVIEAEVNDFIRQNSPVETRIMTPDDARALGAQALFGEKYGDEVRVVSMGRQADSGKGSDGATYSLELCGGTHVLRTGDIGAFALLGDSASSAGVRRIEALTGQAALDHLRGSDAQLMEIAGILKAQAGDVVNRVRALADERKLLANEVAQLKRQLAMGGGGASEAKEIGGVRFIGRKVEGVGGKELGALVDEMKSQLGSGAVLVLAEADGKATVAAGVTPDLTGRISAVTLVQAATVALGGKGGGGRPDRAQGGAPSLAAADSAIAEVEKLIGESA; this is encoded by the coding sequence ATGCCCAGTCTGAACGACATCCGATCCACTTTTCTTGGTTTCTTCGAGAAGAACGGCCATCGCGTCGTCGAGTCGAGCCCGCTTGTGCCGCGTAATGACCCGACGCTGATGTTCACCAATTCGGGCATGGTGCAGTTCAAGAACCTGTTCACCGGTATCGAGACGCGCGATTACAGCCGGGCCACCACCGCGCAGAAATGCGTGCGGGCGGGTGGCAAGCATAATGATCTGGACAATGTGGGTTATACCGCACGGCATCATACCTTCTTTGAAATGCTGGGGAACTTCAGCTTTGGCGACTATTTCAAGGAACAGGCGATCCCTTATGCGTGGGAATTGCTGACAAGGGAATTCGGGATTCCCAAGGACAAGCTGCTGGTCACCGTTTATCACACCGATGATGAGGCGGCGAATATCTGGAAGAAGGTGGCCGGTCTGTCGGATGACCGGATCATCCGCATCCCCACCGATGACAACTTCTGGCGGATGGGCCCGACCGGGCCGTGTGGCCCCTCGACCGAAATTTTCTTTGACCATGGCGATCATATCTGGGGCGGCCCTCCGGGCAGCGCCGATGAGGATGGCGACCGTTTCATCGAGATCTGGAACCTTGTGTTCATGCAGAACGAGCAGTTCGAGGACGGCTCGATGCGTGAGTTGGAGATGCAGTCCATCGACACCGGCATGGGGCTGGAACGGATCGGCGCGTTGTTGCAGGGCAAGCACGACAATTACGACACCGACCTGATGCGCAGTCTGATCGAGGCCAGCGCCAATGCTACCAGTTCCGACCCGGACGGGCCGGGCAAGGTGCATCATCGGGTGATCGCAGACCATCTGCGCTCGACCAGTTTCCTGATTGCCGATGGGGTGATGCCCTCGAACGAGGGGCGTGGCTATGTGTTGCGGCGCATCATGCGCCGTGCGATGCGTCATGCGCATATGCTGGGCACGCAGGATCCGCTGATGGATCGGCTGGTTCCGGCGCTGGTGCGACAGATGGGCACGGCCTATCCTGAACTGAACCGGGCGCAGGCGCTGATCGCAGAGACCCTGCACAGCGAGGAGACCCGTTTCCGCCAGACGCTGGATCGTGGGCTGCGATTGCTGGATGACGAATTGGCGAAACTGCCCGAAGGTACGGATTTGCCGGGCGCGTCGGCCTTCAAACTGTATGACACCTATGGTTTCCCGCTGGATCTGACGCAGGATGCGCTGCGCGAAAAGGGCCGCGCGGTAGAGATCGCAGGCTTTGACGCGGCGATGGCTGAACAGAAGGCCAAGGCGCGGGCCGCATGGGCCGGCAGCGGCGAGGCTGCGGATGCCTCGATCTGGTATGATCTGGCGGAACGCAACGGCACGACCGAATTTCTGGGTTACGATACCGAAGAGGCCGAGGGGCAGATCCTGTCGCTGGTCATCGACGGCGCCGAGGCGGCCGAGGCGGCCGAGGGCGCCTCGGTCAGCATCATCGTGAACCAGTCGCCATTCTATGCGGAATCGGGCGGGCAGGTTGGCGATACCGGGCTGATCAGGACCGAGACCGGCGCGGCGCGGGTGACCGACACGAAAAAGGTGGCCGGGGTCTTTATCCACATCGCTGAGGTGACGGAGGGCCAGATCCAGCACGGGCAGGGCGCGACCCTGTCGATCGATCACGACCGGCGCAGCGCCATCCGCGCCAACCACTCGGCCACGCATCTTCTGCATGAGGCGCTGCGCTGCCGTCTGGGCGATCACGTCGCGCAGCGCGGCAGTCTGAATGCGCCCGAGCGGCTGCGCTTCGACTTCAGTCACAACCACGCCCTGACCGCCGAGGAACTGGCGGTAATCGAGGCAGAGGTGAATGACTTCATCCGCCAGAACTCGCCGGTCGAGACCCGCATCATGACGCCCGACGACGCCCGCGCGCTTGGCGCTCAGGCGCTGTTCGGCGAGAAATATGGCGATGAGGTTCGCGTCGTCTCGATGGGGCGGCAGGCGGACAGCGGCAAGGGTTCGGACGGTGCCACCTATTCGCTGGAACTGTGCGGGGGCACCCATGTTCTGCGGACCGGCGATATCGGTGCCTTTGCCCTTCTGGGTGACAGCGCCTCCAGCGCCGGTGTGCGGCGGATCGAGGCGCTGACGGGGCAGGCGGCCCTGGATCATCTGCGCGGCTCTGACGCACAGCTTATGGAAATCGCGGGCATTCTGAAGGCGCAGGCGGGCGATGTGGTCAATCGCGTGCGCGCGCTGGCGGATGAGCGCAAGCTGCTGGCCAATGAGGTCGCGCAGCTGAAGCGGCAACTGGCGATGGGCGGCGGTGGTGCCTCGGAAGCCAAAGAGATCGGCGGCGTCAGGTTCATTGGTCGCAAGGTCGAAGGGGTTGGCGGCAAGGAACTGGGTGCGCTGGTTGATGAGATGAAATCGCAACTGGGCAGCGGCGCGGTTCTGGTGCTGGCCGAAGCCGATGGCAAGGCCACGGTCGCGGCCGGTGTGACGCCGGACCTGACCGGCCGGATCAGCGCGGTGACGCTGGTTCAGGCGGCGACGGTGGCGCTTGGCGGCAAGGGCGGCGGTGGCCGCCCCGACCGCGCGCAGGGCGGGGCGCCCAGTCTGGCAGCCGCCGACAGCGCCATTGCCGAAGTCGAGAAACTGATCGGAGAAAGCGCATGA
- a CDS encoding DUF1330 domain-containing protein, producing MTALWISHVTVTDPESYGLYAKAAGPAIAAYGGEFLARGGRYRQMEGTERARNVVARFPSFDAAVSCYNSPEYQAALVHARGASERDLVIVEEAKPAEG from the coding sequence ATGACCGCCCTGTGGATTTCCCATGTTACCGTTACCGATCCCGAATCCTATGGCCTTTATGCCAAGGCGGCGGGTCCGGCGATTGCGGCTTATGGAGGAGAGTTTCTGGCCCGTGGCGGACGCTATCGCCAGATGGAGGGAACCGAGCGCGCGCGCAATGTCGTGGCGCGCTTTCCCAGCTTTGACGCGGCGGTGTCCTGTTACAACAGCCCGGAATATCAGGCCGCGCTGGTCCATGCGCGCGGCGCGTCCGAACGTGATCTGGTGATCGTGGAAGAGGCGAAGCCCGCGGAAGGCTGA
- a CDS encoding DUF4177 domain-containing protein, protein MAYEYTVIAAPDRGEKSKTTRTAANRYALALASELNRMAADGWDYVRAETLPSEERSGLTGRATVYHNVLVFRRSKVARQGEAVARQPQPEYPVSASPVRNPEPDPATPAAAAPQKSDHAEPAASAVPAPNGEAAVPPAPRDNDQAPR, encoded by the coding sequence ATGGCTTATGAATATACCGTCATCGCCGCGCCGGACCGGGGCGAGAAATCCAAAACCACCCGGACGGCGGCGAATCGCTATGCGCTGGCGCTGGCGTCCGAGTTGAACCGGATGGCGGCGGATGGCTGGGACTATGTGCGCGCCGAAACCCTGCCGAGCGAAGAGCGCAGCGGGCTGACCGGGCGGGCAACGGTCTATCACAATGTGCTGGTTTTCCGTCGCAGCAAGGTGGCCCGACAGGGCGAAGCGGTGGCGCGTCAGCCGCAGCCCGAATATCCGGTCAGCGCCTCGCCCGTCCGTAATCCCGAGCCGGACCCGGCGACGCCGGCTGCCGCCGCGCCACAAAAATCGGATCATGCGGAACCCGCCGCGAGTGCCGTTCCTGCGCCCAACGGCGAAGCGGCTGTTCCGCCTGCGCCGCGGGATAACGATCAGGCGCCGCGATAG